The stretch of DNA AAGCCGTGGCGCTCGACGTTCGGCCCGCCGGAATTGTCCTGCGCGGCGCGGGAACAATCATCGACTGGGTTGCCTATCTGCTGTTCTATTTGTTGACTCTCCTCCTGATCTTCACGGTCTTCTCCGATGTCCTCGACGAAGCCCTCGGCCAGGCTTTGGCCGTCTCGGCGCTTGTCTTCTCAATCCTGATCGTTCCGACACTTGTCGAAACGGTGACCCGGGGTCGCTCCCTCGGAAAACTTGCGGTCGGGGCCCGGATCGTCCGCGACGACGGCGGCGCGATTGGTCTGCGCCATGCGTTCATTCGTGCACTCGTCGGTGTGATCGAGATCTATATGACATTCGGGGGCCTCGCGGCCACCACCGCACTTCTCAACAGCCGTTCACAGCGTCTCGGCGATCTGCTGGCCGGAACCTACAGCCAGCATGAGCGGGTGCCGAGACTCCCTGACCCTGCGCCCGGGCTGCCCGCCGAACTCACCGTGTGGGCGCAGACGGCCGACGTCGCACTCCTTCCCGACGCGCTCTCGCGCCGAATCGCGCAGTTCCTGCGTCAGGCTTCAGCGCTCACCCCCCTGTCTCGAGAACGGCTTGCGGCCTCCCTCTCCGCAGAAGCAGCACCGTACGTGTCGCCGTTGCCCGCAGTGCCGGCAGAGGTCTTCCTGGCCGGCGTGCAGTCCATGCGACGGGACCGCGAGTACGCGGCCCTGCAGCGTCAGCAGGCGCAGCAGGCGCGTCTCGAGCCGGTGCTCCACGGCCTCCCCTACGACTTCCCGAACCGCTAACCAGCGCGCCCGCCGCTGGCCCAGGCCCGCACGGCATAAACGCTGCCCGGTCGAGTCTGTGGAGACCCGGTGAGCCATCCCCGAGACACGGTCACGCGATCTCGACACGCTCGATCAACGACGCCCATTCCGTTGGTCGACGCCCCTTCCGCTGGTCGACGCCCCTTCCGCTGGTCGAGCTCGTCGAGACCCGGCGAGCCGCCCCCGAGACGCACTCACGCGATCTCGACAGGCTCGATCAACGGTTTGGGTCGATCGACGCCCCTTCCGCTGGTCGAGCTCGTCGAGACCCGGCGACCCACCCCCGAGACGCACTCAAGCGATCTCGACAGGCTCGATCAACGGTTTGGGTCGATCGACGCCCCTTCCGCTGGTCGAGCTCGTCGAGACCCGGCGACCCATCCCCGAGACGCACTCACGCGATCTCGACAGGCTCGATCAACGGTGGGATCGATCAACGGTGGGATCGATCAACGACCCCTTTCCGCTGGTCGAGCTTGTCGAGACCCGGCGAGCCGCCCCGAGACACGGTCACGAGATCTCGACACGCTCGATCAACGTGGGCTCGATCAACGGTGGGTCGATCGGTGGGCGGGGTCGATCGGCGGGCGGCGCGTTAACGCAAGAAAGCCACCCCCGAAGGGATGGCTTTCTTGTGTGTTTCTAAGTTAAGTCCGGCGGTGTCCTACTCTCCCACAGGGTCCCCCCTGCAGTACCATCGGCGCTGAGAGCCTTAGCTTCCGGGTTCGGAATGTGACCGGGCGTTTCCCTCTCGCTATAGCCGCCGAAACATCTTGTGATGAACCACCAGGGTGGTCGTCAAGTCGTTTCAACATCTTGCGTGTACCGACTCGAAAGACGGCACTATTCAATTGTTGTTTGCCTATGAAGGCGGTTGTTCTCGACCGTACATCGAGAACCACATAGTGGACGCATAGCAGCTTATTCAAACTGAGTGTTATCAAATTATCGGCTTATTAGTACCGGTCAGCTCCATGAGTCTTTAGTCCTCACTTCCACATCCGGCCTATCAACGCAGTAGTCTAGCTGCGAGCCTCTCCCCCTAAGGGATGGAAATCTCATCTCGAAGCCGGCTTCCCGCTTAGATGCTTTCAGCGGTTATCCGTTCCGAACGTAGCTAATCAGCGGTGCTCCTGGCGGAACAACTGACACACCAGAGGTTCGTCCATCCCGGTCCTCTCGTACTAGGGATAGATCTTCTCAAATTTCCTGCGCGCGCAGCGGATAGGGACCGAACTGTCTCACGACGTTCTAAACCCAGCTCGCGTACCGCTTTAATGGGCGAACAGCCCAACCCTTGGGACCTACTCCAGCCCCAGGATGCGACGAGCCGACATCGAGGTGCCAAACCATGCCGTCGATATGGACTCTTGGGCAAGATCAGCCTGTTATCCCCGAGGTACCTTTTATCCGTTGAGCGACAGCGCTTCCACAAGCCACTGCCGGATCACTAGTCCCGACTTTCGTCCCTGCTCGACTTGTCAGTCTCACAGTCAAGCTCCCTTGTGCACTTACACTCGACACCTGATTGCCAACCAGGTTGAGGGAACCTTTGGGCGCCTCCGTTACTTTTTAGGAGGCAACCGCCCCAGTTAAACTACCCACCAGGCACTGTCCCTGAACCGGATCACGGTTCGAAGTTAGATATCCAATATGACCAGAGTGGTATTTCAACGATGACTCCACCTGAACTAGCGTCCAAGCTTCAAAGTCTCCCACCTATCCTACACAAGCCACACCGAACACCAATACCAAGCTGTAGTAAAGGTCACGGGGTCTTTCCGTCCTGCTGCGCGTAACGAGCATCTTTACTCGTAATGCAATTTCGCCGAGTTCGCGGTTGAGACAGCTGGGAAGTCGTTACGCCATTCGTGCAGGTCGGAACTTACCCGACAAGGAATTTCGCTACCTTAGGATGGTTATAGTTACCACCGCCGTTTACTGGGGCTTAAATTCTCAGCTTCGCCTTACGGCTAACCGTTCCTCTTAACCTTCCAGCACCGGGCAGGCGTCAGTCCGTATACATCGTCTTGCGACTTGGCACGGACCTGTGTTTTTAGTAAACAGTCGCTTCCCACTGGTCTCTGCGGCCTTCAAACGCTTCGGAAGTAAATTCCTACACGCCTCAGGCCCCCCTTCTCCCGAAGTTACGGGGGCATTTTGCCGAGTTCCTTAACCACGATTCTCTCGATCTCCTTAGTATTCTCTACCTGATCACCTGAGTCGGTTTGGGGTACGGGTGACTAAAACCTCGCGTCGATGCTTTTCTTGGCAGCATAGGATCACTGATTTCGCCCATACGGGCTACCCATCGGGTCTCAACCTTATATGAGAGACGGATTTGCCTATCTCTCGGCCTACATCCTTAGACCGGGACAACCATCGCCCGGCTCAGCTACCTTCCTGCGTCACACCTGTTAATACGCTAACCGCACCAGCATAGGGTCGTGTGCTAGGCCCAACGCCTCACCCCGAAGGGATCAGTCAGTGGGATTCAGACACTTAGCATCACTGGATTAGTTTGGGCGGTTTTTCGCCAGTACGGGAATATCAACCCGTTGTCCATCGACTACGCCTGTCGGCCTCGCCTTAGGTCCCGACTTACCCAGGGCGGATTAACCTGGCCCTGGAACCCTTGATCTTTCGGAGGACGGGTTTCTCACCCGTCTTTCGCTACTCATGCCTGCATTCTCACTCGTGTAGCCTCCACGGCTGGTTTACACCGCCGCTTCGCTGGCCACACGACGCTCTCCTACCCATCAACACGGCTGAACCAACACCACAAGGGTGCGGCTTA from Leifsonia psychrotolerans encodes:
- a CDS encoding RDD family protein, with translation MAKPPRSDVHENSAQNEFELITGEAVALDVRPAGIVLRGAGTIIDWVAYLLFYLLTLLLIFTVFSDVLDEALGQALAVSALVFSILIVPTLVETVTRGRSLGKLAVGARIVRDDGGAIGLRHAFIRALVGVIEIYMTFGGLAATTALLNSRSQRLGDLLAGTYSQHERVPRLPDPAPGLPAELTVWAQTADVALLPDALSRRIAQFLRQASALTPLSRERLAASLSAEAAPYVSPLPAVPAEVFLAGVQSMRRDREYAALQRQQAQQARLEPVLHGLPYDFPNR